AATCTCGCGCAGACGATCAGCGAGTCCGGACAGCACATGCAGCAGATCGAGCATGGCGTCACCGGGATGTTCGCCTAGTCCAAGCGCACCAAGGGGTGGGCGGATTAGCCTTTGGGCATCCGCCCACTCCGTGTGTTTTACAACGTGTTTTTCACTGGCACGACTTTGAGAGGTGCTTATGTCGGCAGACTATGACCGGCTGTTCCATTCCTCCGGCGCGTCCGACGCTGCCGACGAGGATGCCGCGGCACGTCGTGAGGGTGCCTCCCCGATGCCGGTGAACGCCTCCGGTGCGGGCAATGCGAGTTATGCCGGCGAGCACACCCCACCGCCGATGCCGATCGCACCCACCCAGGCCGCCGCGGCCCCGCCGCCGGCCTCGGTCGCGCCGCCACCCAGTGCTTCCGAGGTGACCAGCCAGATTCCGGTCACCGGGCCGCAGCACGTCCAGAACGGCATGATGCGCACCCCGCAGACCGCCCAGCCCGCGGGTGCTCGATTCGAACAACAGACCTTTGCGCCACCGCCGCAGCCCCGCTCCGCGCCCGCGCCCGCGCCGAGCGCGCATTACAACGACACGGTGGAGACGGGCTGGACCCCGTCGAGTGCACCCGCGCCCACCGGGCAGCCCGCCCCGACATCGGCGGCAACCATGGGCAATCACCGGGCCATCGACGCGCTGTCACACGTCGGGGTTCGCACAGCGGTCAAGATGCCGTCGCAACGCGGCTGGCGACACTGGCTTTATCTGCTGACGCGGATCAACATGGGCCCGTCACCGGATGAGCTCTACGAGATGGACCTCCAGGCTCGGGTGCGCCGAAATGCCAGGGACTCTTATCAGATCGGGGTGTTCGGTCTCAAGGGCGGTGTCGGCAAGACGGCTGTCACCGTTGCCCTCGGCTCGGCACTGAGCCGGGTCCGCGGCGATCGGATCCTGGCCATCGACGCCGACCCGGATTGCGGCAACCTCGCCGACCGCGCCGGTCGACAGTCGGCGGCGACCATCGCAGACCTGTTGTCGGACAAGGAATTGTCCCGCTACAACGACATCCGCGCCTATACCAGCATGAACGCGGCCAACCTGGAGGTGCTGTCCTCCGAGGAGTACAGCGCGGCCCGGCGCGAGTTCAACGAAGAAGACTGGAAGGGTGCGGTCAGCGTCGTATCCCGCTACTACAACCTGGTGCTTGCCGACTGCGGCGCGGGCTTGTTCCAACCGGCCTCGCGCGGGGTGTTGGCGACCGTCTCGGGCATGGTCATCGTCGCCAGCGCGTCCATCGACGGCGCGCGCCAGGCGGCGGTCACCATGGACTGGTTGCGCCAGAACGGATACCAGGATCTGCTGGGTCGCTCCTGCGTGGTGATCAATCACGTGACACCGGGCAAGACGAACATCGACGTCGAGGATCTGGTGCAGCAGTTCGAGCGGCACGTTCCGCCCGGTCGGGTTGTCGTGCTGCCGTGGGACAAGCACATCGCCGCGGGCACCGAGATCCAGCTGGACCTGCTCGGTAAGACGTTCCAGCGGCGAATCCTGGAGCTGGCCGCGGGTCTGTCCGACGACTTCGACCGGCTCGAACGGCGTTGACCGCGACGGCCGCGCCTTCGGGGGCGACAGGGACGACACCGGTCACTCCGGGTAGGCCCGCCACCACCCGGGTCACCATCCTGACCGGGCGACGGATGACCGACCTGGTCCTGCCTGCCTCGGCACCCATCGAGACCTACATCGACGAGACGGTGTCGGTGCTCGCCGATCTTCTCGACGATTCGCCACCGGATGTGCTGGCGGGCTTCGACTTCAAGGCTCAGGGGGTCTGGGCGTTCGCCCGTCCGGGTGCGCCGCCGATGAAGGCATCGGAATCCCTCGACGAGGCCGGTGTCGTCGACGGAGCGCTGCTGACGTTGGTGTCGGTGAGCCGGACCGAACGGTACCGCCCGCTGGTCGAGGACGTGATCGACGCCATCGCGGTGCTCGATGAGTCCCCCGAGTTCGATCGCACCGCACTGAACCGGTTCGTCGGGCTGGCCATCCCGGTCGTGTCGACGATCGCGACCGTGGTTGCGCTGGTGGCATGGACGCAATCCGGTAAGGACTGGTGGTGGTCCATCGCGTTGGCGCTGTTGGGCCTGGGGCTGGTGGGCGGCGCCATGATGGCCCGTTCTCGGTACGACAACGTGAACCTGTCCGAAAGCCTGGTCGTCGCTGCGCTTCCGGTGCTCTCCGGCGCGGCGGCGCTGGCAGTGCCGCTGCCCCGCGAGGCCGACGGGCTGGGCGCACCCCAGGTCGCCGGTGCCGCCGCGGTGGCTCTGCTCTACACCTTGGCCACCCGTGGAGGCCCGCGCAGACGCGCCAGCGTCGCGGCCTTTGCCGCGGTGCTTTCGGTGGCGATCACTGCGGGTGCCATCGCCTTCGGTTATGGCGGGCAGGAGTGGGTCCCGGCCGGCGCCATCGCCTTCGGGCTGATCGTGGTCACCAATGCCGCCAAGTTGACGGTCGCGGTTGCCCGTATCGCGCTGCCCCCCATTCCCGCTCCCGGCGAGGCGGTGGCCAACGACGAGCTGCTCGACCCGGTGTCGCGTCCCGATGGCGCGGATGAGGAGACTCCGACCTGGCAGGCGATCATCGCCTCGGTGCCCGACTCCGCCGCGCGGCTGACCGAGCGTAGTGAGCTGTCCAAGCAACTGCTGATCGGATTCTTGACCGCAGGTGCCTCGGTGCTGGCCGCCGGCGCGATCGCGGTTGTGGTGCAAGGACATTTCTTCCTGCACAGTCTGATCGTCGCGGCACTGGTCACGGTGATCTGTGGCTTCCGGTCACGGCTCTACGCCGAGCGTTGGTGCGCCTGGGCGCTGATGGCCGTCACCGTTGCCGTGCCGACCGGTGTCACCGTTCGGCTCTGCCTGTGGTTCCCCGACCAGTCCTGGCTGGTGCTGGGCATCTATCTGCTGCTGGCCATGGTCGCGCTGATCATGGTGGGGGCCACCGATAACGTCAACCGGCTCTCGCCGGTGACCAAGCGGATCCTCGAACTGCTCGATGGCGCGTCGATCGCGGCGGTGATCCCGCTGCTGCTCTGGATCGCCGGGGTGTACGACCTGCTGCGTAACCTGCGCTTCTAGGTACCGGTGATCTCCGCGACGGCGTCATTGAGCCGGTCGCGGTCGGCGGCGATCGACTCCGAGGCCACCTCGGTCGCATTGCGCAGCGCCTCGTTCAGACGTTCCTCGATGGTCTGCGACCCCAGCCGTAGGAGTCCGTCAGCCAGATAGACGTCGACGAGTCGGTGGTGGCCGTTCAGCGTGACCTCCACGGTCTCGGATTCATCCGTGGCAGTGAAGGATTCGCTGTCCATCTTGTGCAACTGAGCGTCCATCAGCTCCTGCAACCGGCCGGCCTGACGCAGCACGGCCGCCACCTCCGGATGCATCTGTTCGCTCACTTGGATTCCTTGTCCTGGACGTCTTTACGCCGCCGTTGACCGATCACCGGTTCGGTATAGGGGCGGTCCTCGGTGTAGAGCTCTTCATCGGGTGAGAAGCGTGAGTCGCGGCGCTTCTGCTGGCCCTGCTGGGCGCCGCCGCCGTGGCCCATACCGCCCATACCGCCACCCATACCCATGCCGCCGCCCATGGCCGATGCCGGTATGGCACCGCCGGTGCCACCCGCGCGTGCGCCCCCGGCCGCAGGACCCGGAGCGACCGTCTCGGCTCCGACACTGGGCTGCAGCGGCATCGACGGGACACCACCACCACCTCCCCCGGATCCACCTCCGGAACCGCCGCCTCCGACGCCGGCCGGCGAGACGCCCGGATCGTCGAGATCGGGCATACCCGTATCGGGCAGGCCGCCGGGTAGACCGCCACCGGGAAGCCCACCGGACGGTGCACCACCACCGCCGGGCTTTCCACCCCCGGACGGGGCGCCACCACCGGATGGTGCGCCTCCGCCCGACCCTGCCCCCTGGCCCGAGGACGGTGATCCCGTCTGCGGCGAGCCGGCGGGCTGACCGTTCTGCGCTGACATCGAGGCCGGCGATACCGCGGGTTGGCCGCCTTCTGGCGCGCCACCGCCACCGCCACCGCCACCACCACCGGTGCCTCCGGTCCCGTTGCCACCGGGCGGTCCGGTCGGTCCCTGCTCG
This DNA window, taken from Mycolicibacterium neoaurum, encodes the following:
- a CDS encoding YbaB/EbfC family nucleoid-associated protein, with amino-acid sequence MSEQMHPEVAAVLRQAGRLQELMDAQLHKMDSESFTATDESETVEVTLNGHHRLVDVYLADGLLRLGSQTIEERLNEALRNATEVASESIAADRDRLNDAVAEITGT
- a CDS encoding MinD/ParA family ATP-binding protein, with the translated sequence MSADYDRLFHSSGASDAADEDAAARREGASPMPVNASGAGNASYAGEHTPPPMPIAPTQAAAAPPPASVAPPPSASEVTSQIPVTGPQHVQNGMMRTPQTAQPAGARFEQQTFAPPPQPRSAPAPAPSAHYNDTVETGWTPSSAPAPTGQPAPTSAATMGNHRAIDALSHVGVRTAVKMPSQRGWRHWLYLLTRINMGPSPDELYEMDLQARVRRNARDSYQIGVFGLKGGVGKTAVTVALGSALSRVRGDRILAIDADPDCGNLADRAGRQSAATIADLLSDKELSRYNDIRAYTSMNAANLEVLSSEEYSAARREFNEEDWKGAVSVVSRYYNLVLADCGAGLFQPASRGVLATVSGMVIVASASIDGARQAAVTMDWLRQNGYQDLLGRSCVVINHVTPGKTNIDVEDLVQQFERHVPPGRVVVLPWDKHIAAGTEIQLDLLGKTFQRRILELAAGLSDDFDRLERR
- the eccD gene encoding type VII secretion integral membrane protein EccD: MTATAAPSGATGTTPVTPGRPATTRVTILTGRRMTDLVLPASAPIETYIDETVSVLADLLDDSPPDVLAGFDFKAQGVWAFARPGAPPMKASESLDEAGVVDGALLTLVSVSRTERYRPLVEDVIDAIAVLDESPEFDRTALNRFVGLAIPVVSTIATVVALVAWTQSGKDWWWSIALALLGLGLVGGAMMARSRYDNVNLSESLVVAALPVLSGAAALAVPLPREADGLGAPQVAGAAAVALLYTLATRGGPRRRASVAAFAAVLSVAITAGAIAFGYGGQEWVPAGAIAFGLIVVTNAAKLTVAVARIALPPIPAPGEAVANDELLDPVSRPDGADEETPTWQAIIASVPDSAARLTERSELSKQLLIGFLTAGASVLAAGAIAVVVQGHFFLHSLIVAALVTVICGFRSRLYAERWCAWALMAVTVAVPTGVTVRLCLWFPDQSWLVLGIYLLLAMVALIMVGATDNVNRLSPVTKRILELLDGASIAAVIPLLLWIAGVYDLLRNLRF